The nucleotide sequence CGGCCACAACAGGTACCCAAATCCAGCAATTCACGGATTTCGCGGTAGCTTTCCGCACCATTTGCAACTGCTTCTTTAATATCTTGATCGGTAATGCCACGGCACAAACAAACGTACATCTGATCCAACCACAATAATGAAATAAGATAAGTAGTATTATTGATAATTATTATCGTTTGTCAATAAAAATCATTTGAAAATGCGTTTAATCTGATGGTTGATTTAGATAAAAAAATACCACCTGAGCGGAAATTCGAGTAATACTCGGGCTTTCGCGCAAGGGTGGTATCTTTTAATGGATTATAAGTTATTGATTAATAACTACGACGCCATCCATTTCGACCAAAGCGCCCTTAGGCAGGCTGGCAACGCCCAATGCAGCACGTGCAGGGTAGGGTTGAGCAAAGTATTCACCCATGATCTGGTTTACTAACTGGAAATGAGAAAGGTCAGTCAAGTAGATGTTCAGTTTGGCAATATCGGCCAGCGTACCACCCGCAGCTTCACAAACAGCTTTCAGGTTATCAAATACACGACGAATCTGAGCTTCGATGCCTTCTACCAGTTCCATGCTGTATGGATCCAAGCCAATCTGACCTGAAAGATACAAGGTATTTCCAACAAGAATCGCTTGCGAATAGGTACCAATCGCAGCAGGGGCATTTTCAGTATGGATCACTTGGCGGGACATCAATTACTCCTTATATCATCAACATACATCATATTCGAACAATTGCATGGGCAAAAGCATTATCGTTTTAAATGATTAACTGGCCTTCGAAGCTTCTGCAATACTGATTGGTTGTGGTAAACGGTTAATGCGTGGGAAACCATATTGCATGCGCAGATCCCGGATCAGCTGGGCAATCTGCTTACGGTTATGCACCACCACGTTGACATAAGTCTTGCCTTCATAATTACGCACCGATTCAACACCGGAATGCGCCTTACGACATTGATAGATCAGATCGGAAATCTGCTCATCATTCATCGGTATTTCAATGGATAGGTAAGCCGTGAAGCTGATATCTTCATTGTCTTCATCGGTCCAGTGCAATGGCATGATATTTTCTGGATGCAGATGCTGCTCATGCAGTAGATTTGCACAGCGGGCGCGGTGTACGATCAGGCCACGACGAGTCAGATGGCCTTGAATTGGATCGCCCAGAACCGGATTGCAGCAATGGGCATATTTAACGTCAACACCTTCAGTCCCTTGAATCAGGCGGTTTGAACTCGCATTGTGCTCAGTGTCTTGAGCAAATAGATGGTTGGCCACCAGCTGAGGCAAAAGGTCGCCAACTGCAATTTGTTCATACAGACGTTCACGGGTTGGGATATGCCGCCATTGCAGAATGTTATTCCAGTCGCTTTCATTTAGGTCTTGAATAGAACGATTAAATAATTTTAGGGCACGATTTAGTGCCTGTTCACCGACCATACGCTGTTCATCGATATCTTGGTTGCGCAAAATATTCTGAATGGCACGACGGGCTTTTTGGGTATTGATAAAGCTAAGCCAGTCCGGGTTTGGTGAAGCCAGAACATCTGTGATGATTTCAATCACCTGACCGCTATTGAGAGGGGTAGACAGGGGCTTGGTTTCACCGTCAATCTTTGCCCCTACGGCATGGTTGCCGAGGAACAGGCTAGCGGAATAGGCGAAATCAACTGCCGTTGCGCCTTGTGGTAATTCATGCAGGTGACCATGCGGGGTATAGACCCAGATTTTTTCCTGGTGCAGATAGTCTAGCAACTCATTAAAGGTAGTTTTGGCACAGTCGCCATCCACCAGCACGTTCAGGTTTTGCATCGATGCCTGAATCGCAGAACGGCAGGCTTGCGGCGCATTTTCACCGAGCACCACGCCAAAACGGGCAGCCTTTCGCATCAATTCAGTTTGAATGGTCAAGGAAAGCGTAGTTTTCACACCTTTCAGGCGCATATTTAAAGACTGGTTACCACCGGGCAGTGGGCGGCGGATATGATCTTCAAAACTTAATATCTGGAAACTTTCTTTTAATAACTCGGCAAAACGGTCACAGTCAGCAATGCTCTGTAAAATAATTTCAAAGGCATGGCTATGAGTCAGTTCTTGCAGATTGAGATCATTTTTAACGAAGTGGCGGAGGAGTTCGATATTGTTATTTTTCTTTTTGATGCGGCCTTGAATGGCATTTTTTTCGAGTAGTTCATGTAGTTTCTGTTCCCAGATCGCCTGATATTCACAGCGTTTAGCTTTGGTTTGCTGTAAGGCTGCTTGTACATTGTTATACATGTCCAGATCGAGATTCTGGTAACAGAGGTGTTCTAGATTGTCTGCCATCTCATTCATGCCAACCAGACGCGCCATTGGGACAAAAATTTCAAAGGTTTCTTTGGCGATACGCGCACGTTTATCTGGGCGCAGCGCATC is from Acinetobacter sp. ANC 7912 and encodes:
- a CDS encoding bacterioferritin-associated ferredoxin; amino-acid sequence: MYVCLCRGITDQDIKEAVANGAESYREIRELLDLGTCCGRCAPEARMIISDEVAQIAARLAVAA
- a CDS encoding RidA family protein, producing MSRQVIHTENAPAAIGTYSQAILVGNTLYLSGQIGLDPYSMELVEGIEAQIRRVFDNLKAVCEAAGGTLADIAKLNIYLTDLSHFQLVNQIMGEYFAQPYPARAALGVASLPKGALVEMDGVVVINQ
- a CDS encoding HD domain-containing protein, translating into MPGPQVSQAKQQLNIIIDAYLSASEVERVLAACDYADIAHDGITRKSGEPYILHPIAVSCILAHMRLDTETLMAALLHDVIEDTEFTKEDITEKFGKTVAELVDGVTKLSHSSDKEYNKAASFRKILQATLQDPRVIIVKLADRYHNMTTLDALRPDKRARIAKETFEIFVPMARLVGMNEMADNLEHLCYQNLDLDMYNNVQAALQQTKAKRCEYQAIWEQKLHELLEKNAIQGRIKKKNNNIELLRHFVKNDLNLQELTHSHAFEIILQSIADCDRFAELLKESFQILSFEDHIRRPLPGGNQSLNMRLKGVKTTLSLTIQTELMRKAARFGVVLGENAPQACRSAIQASMQNLNVLVDGDCAKTTFNELLDYLHQEKIWVYTPHGHLHELPQGATAVDFAYSASLFLGNHAVGAKIDGETKPLSTPLNSGQVIEIITDVLASPNPDWLSFINTQKARRAIQNILRNQDIDEQRMVGEQALNRALKLFNRSIQDLNESDWNNILQWRHIPTRERLYEQIAVGDLLPQLVANHLFAQDTEHNASSNRLIQGTEGVDVKYAHCCNPVLGDPIQGHLTRRGLIVHRARCANLLHEQHLHPENIMPLHWTDEDNEDISFTAYLSIEIPMNDEQISDLIYQCRKAHSGVESVRNYEGKTYVNVVVHNRKQIAQLIRDLRMQYGFPRINRLPQPISIAEASKAS